One region of Chanodichthys erythropterus isolate Z2021 chromosome 17, ASM2448905v1, whole genome shotgun sequence genomic DNA includes:
- the LOC137005232 gene encoding serine/threonine-protein kinase pim-2-like has translation MGQRSSRVRSFAESEQVHDPNPSSSSTAMEQHPHRPVDVAEGEGAVIPNSRPKKKKKKGSNFFKWLSFSGKKKSTKNKSSDHGEMKDQDTETETPRSTDDQKSLQSISRSVEVTDLEEPPAGVIRVLPAAEPLEFKELQTHVHDASAGETSPLTKPLDRNEVNMRPEVTDNICCRYAIGRKLGQGGFGAVYEGTRLADGQQVAVKFVKKTKHTECIRIPDHPEPLPKEVALTILANKDPVKDIIKLLDWQDQQDFYVMVLERLPHSMDVSRLVESNGGSIDENLARLIMWGATLAAEACCRRGVYHGDIKLENLLIDLKNLEVKLIDFGCGDLLTESAYMRFCGTIMYCPPEYRMKGEFHGKPATVWTLGILLFRMLCGYFPDTFDLYRINMNTWYKPGLTEGCCHLICSLLQQKPERRPALERIVYHEWF, from the exons ATGGGACAGAGAAGTTCACGAGTACGATCTTTTGCGGAGAGCGAGCAGGTTCACGACCCAaaccccagcagcagcagcacggCGATGGAACAACATCCTCATCGGCCTGTTGATGTTGCTGAGGGAGAGGGAGCCGTGATTCCCAACTCGCGTccgaaaaagaagaaaaagaaagggaGCAACTTCTTTAAGTGGCTCTCTTTCAGTGGGAAGAAAAAATCCACCAAAAACAAGAGCTCAGATCACGGCGAAATGAAGGACCAAGATACTGAGACGGAAACACCCAGGAGTACCGACG ATCAAAAGTCTCTACAGTCCATCTCCAGATCTGTAGAGGTGACTGATCTCGAGGAACCTCCTGCCGGTGTTATCCGAGTCCTTCCCGCTGCTGAGCCTCTGGAGTTTAAAGAGCTCCAAACTCATGTTCACGATGCTTCAGCAGGTGAAACGTCTCCTCTGACGAAACCGCTGGACCGTAATGAAGTGAACATGAGACCTGAGG TAACAGACAACATCTGCTGCCGATATGCAATTGGCCGTAAGCTGGGGCAAGGTGGATTTGGTGCCGTCTATGAAGGCACTCGTTTGGCAGATGGCCAGCag GTGGCAGTGAAATTTGtcaaaaagacaaaacacacaGAATgtatcagaatt CCTGATCATCCCGAGCCCCTTCCCAAAGAAGTCGCTCTGACAATCCTGGCCAATAAAGATCCAGTGAAGGACATCATCAAGCTGCTGGACTGGCAGGACCAGCAGGACTTCTACGTCATGGTCCTCGAGCGTCTCCCGCACAGCATGGATGTGTCTCGCTTAGTGGAAAGCAACGGCGGCAGCATCGACGAGAACCTTGCTCGGCTCATCATGTGGGGAGCAACGCTAGCCGCCGAGGCGTGCTGTCGCCGCGGGGTTTACCATGGGGACATCAAATTGGAGAACCTCCTGATAGACTTAAAGAACCTCGAAGTCAAACTCATTGACTTTGGATGCGGCGATCTCCTGACAGAATCTGCCTACATGAGATTCTGTG GCACAATCATGTACTGCCCTCCCGAGTACAGGATGAAGGGCGAGTTTCATGGAAAGCCGGCGACGGTCTGGACTCTGGGGATCCTCTTGTTCAGAATGCTGTGCGGATACTTTCCAGATACTTTCGACCTGTACAGGATCAATATGAACACCTGGTACAAACCGGGCTTGACAGAAG GTTGCTGCCATTTGATTTGCTCTCTTCTGCAGCAGAAGCCTGAGCGTCGGCCTGCTCTGGAAAGGATTGTTTATCACGAATGGTTTTAG